The proteins below come from a single Acidobacteriota bacterium genomic window:
- a CDS encoding DUF1648 domain-containing protein, with product MLLAFIVWLLMDALMVLICWYMPVSRAEEAFFGVRVSPEFYRDHGHRLLLQYRLWLVLTFLQIEVLGALVTIFRGEIGLARILGVFLILFANSALYVVFARQIKPFALVEENQRYAAPLITRHLADYTNLAVEVAILIALIGPFLALVYFYPQLPEWIPVHWNWKGEVDDWARKSFTSVFAIPVLTLYMHGLLFLVKRGMLGVKMTLPGEHAAEYLELKERQLNLNLMLMDWMRALISVVLGAIALNTVFSSLPEFASYARMVNTVLFSITGIMFVIGFWYLFQMIGVNRDLKTRVGRVYVQRPSDAEHWYGGGTIYYNPEDPAFFVEKLVGWGYTVNFAHREAQFLIGYTLLMPVLTLWLIFGMKK from the coding sequence ATGTTGCTCGCGTTTATTGTTTGGCTCTTGATGGATGCGTTAATGGTGCTGATTTGCTGGTATATGCCAGTTTCTCGGGCGGAAGAAGCCTTTTTTGGAGTTCGTGTCAGCCCGGAATTTTATCGTGACCATGGTCACCGGTTGCTGCTCCAATACCGGCTCTGGCTGGTCCTGACATTTTTGCAAATTGAGGTGTTGGGTGCGCTGGTCACGATCTTTCGCGGAGAGATTGGGTTGGCCCGAATTCTTGGGGTGTTCCTGATCCTGTTTGCCAATTCAGCTCTGTATGTGGTGTTTGCCCGTCAGATCAAACCCTTCGCGTTGGTGGAGGAAAATCAACGGTATGCGGCGCCGCTCATTACCCGCCATCTGGCCGATTATACCAACCTGGCGGTTGAAGTCGCGATTCTCATTGCCTTGATTGGACCATTTCTGGCGCTGGTGTATTTCTATCCACAACTCCCAGAATGGATTCCAGTTCACTGGAACTGGAAAGGCGAAGTGGACGATTGGGCGCGCAAGAGTTTTACCTCAGTCTTTGCCATTCCAGTGCTGACGCTCTATATGCATGGACTTCTTTTTTTGGTGAAACGGGGGATGCTCGGGGTCAAAATGACGCTTCCTGGTGAGCATGCGGCAGAATATCTTGAACTTAAAGAACGCCAACTCAACCTGAATCTGATGTTGATGGACTGGATGCGAGCGTTGATATCGGTTGTGCTTGGCGCCATTGCGCTCAATACCGTGTTTAGCAGCCTGCCCGAATTTGCATCCTATGCCCGCATGGTCAACACGGTCTTATTTTCAATCACAGGCATTATGTTTGTGATCGGCTTCTGGTATTTGTTTCAAATGATTGGAGTTAATCGCGATTTGAAAACTCGGGTCGGTCGGGTTTATGTCCAGCGTCCATCTGATGCCGAACACTGGTACGGAGGCGGAACCATCTATTACAACCCGGAAGACCCGGCGTTTTTTGTCGAGAAACTTGTCGGATGGGGCTACACGGTGAACTTCGCTCATCGTGAAGCCCAGTTTCTGATCGGATATACCCTCCTGATGCCGGTTCTGACCCTCTGGCTCATCTTTGGAATGAAGAAGTAA
- a CDS encoding MBL fold metallo-hydrolase, whose protein sequence is MTTPVTPKLAAGIVLLRQSSVTGWEFFWARRSNKMPFMSGFHAFPGGRLDKSDAELTIEHSLSPEQAALCVCAIREAFEEAAILISPDAHKLTVEERLTARSALMQDELTFAEFVNLHRLRLDARLLVPAGRWVTPPYAARRFDTWFYTAEIPEGQEPELWTDELEHGTWATPLEAERRWADLQVLLAPPTLHTIRGIGRWIETGAGEKRDWGHLTRLLTNIPEANGKPIEWIETRPGIFVFPVRTPTLPPATHTNCYLIGDQELIVIDPASPYADEQARLDAHLAGLQERTGARVREIWLTHHHPDHVSGAEHARTTWRVPVAAHPRTAELLKGKVTVDRFLGDGDVLELDGNPGWRLRAIFTPGHAPGHLCFLEENSRAIVTGDMVVGLGSVLIAPPDGNMQLYLDSLEKLSKLSLTMILGGHGQAMGSPKKHIASYIKHRLDREAQILEAMTTGAETIDDIVKIAYATTPVEMHPYAALSVKAHLEKLLNEQRITPVGEARWQVAG, encoded by the coding sequence ATGACTACTCCTGTAACTCCTAAACTTGCTGCCGGAATCGTTTTACTTCGCCAGTCTTCTGTGACCGGCTGGGAATTTTTCTGGGCCAGACGCTCTAACAAAATGCCGTTTATGAGCGGTTTTCATGCTTTTCCCGGTGGCCGGTTAGATAAATCGGATGCGGAACTGACAATTGAGCATTCGCTATCACCTGAACAGGCCGCCCTGTGCGTCTGTGCGATTCGCGAAGCCTTTGAAGAAGCCGCCATTTTGATTTCACCTGATGCTCACAAACTGACAGTGGAAGAACGACTTACGGCCCGTAGTGCTTTGATGCAGGATGAATTGACGTTTGCTGAATTTGTTAACCTGCACCGCCTCCGACTTGATGCGCGATTGTTGGTTCCGGCTGGTCGCTGGGTGACGCCACCCTATGCTGCCCGACGCTTTGATACCTGGTTTTACACGGCTGAAATTCCAGAGGGGCAGGAACCCGAACTCTGGACCGATGAACTCGAACATGGCACCTGGGCCACGCCGCTGGAGGCCGAACGCCGCTGGGCGGATTTACAGGTTTTGTTGGCACCTCCAACGTTGCACACGATTCGGGGCATTGGTCGCTGGATTGAAACTGGTGCGGGAGAAAAACGGGATTGGGGACATCTGACGCGTCTTTTGACCAACATTCCCGAAGCCAATGGCAAACCAATTGAATGGATTGAAACCCGACCTGGCATTTTTGTGTTTCCAGTTCGAACACCGACGCTGCCACCGGCAACCCATACCAACTGCTATTTAATTGGAGATCAAGAGCTTATCGTCATTGACCCGGCTTCGCCCTACGCAGATGAGCAGGCGCGACTGGATGCCCATCTGGCCGGTTTGCAAGAACGTACCGGGGCTCGGGTGCGTGAAATCTGGCTCACCCATCATCATCCAGATCACGTTTCGGGTGCCGAACACGCCCGTACGACGTGGCGAGTGCCAGTCGCGGCACATCCCCGGACGGCTGAATTGCTCAAAGGCAAAGTCACGGTTGACCGATTTCTGGGTGACGGAGACGTGCTGGAACTCGACGGCAACCCTGGCTGGCGGCTTCGTGCCATTTTCACACCAGGTCATGCGCCAGGGCATTTATGTTTTTTGGAAGAAAACAGCCGCGCGATTGTGACCGGCGATATGGTGGTGGGGCTGGGTTCGGTCCTGATTGCCCCTCCAGATGGCAATATGCAACTCTATCTGGATTCGCTGGAAAAGCTTTCAAAACTGTCACTTACCATGATTTTGGGCGGCCACGGCCAGGCAATGGGCAGCCCGAAAAAGCACATTGCCAGCTATATCAAACACCGCCTGGACCGCGAAGCACAGATTCTTGAAGCCATGACGACTGGGGCCGAAACGATTGATGACATTGTCAAAATTGCCTACGCGACGACCCCGGTGGAAATGCACCCGTACGCAGCGCTTTCAGTCAAAGCCCATCTGGAAAAACTTCTCAATGAACAACGGATTACTCCAGTTGGCGAAGCCCGGTGGCAGGTGGCCGGATGA
- a CDS encoding YihY/virulence factor BrkB family protein, whose amino-acid sequence MVPVSQIPHLLWKTTWDMFDKGCVGYAKEAAYSFILSFFPMLLFLTALFAILGRDYMGEILTTLRNVLPPHSHALIQEYIQAFFQNQPSLGILWATAIATLFPAAGLMGTFSKAFDHIYENPNRRSFWADQGISYLMVVIIGAPLLVATIATAAGTSFERMIVGKMGNEQIFSVAWFLGRWAIVFVTVMLIAMLLYHFGPSRTPAWRHIVPGAMLASFLWIVLTLGFGAYVSNFGSYTLYGSLAVPIILLVWMYFSALVMLIGAVFNRQCEIHVDCSLSPESRNISNHPEYLRRSMAPEKGLIKEASKSPQLRKNQKSKSKSTSPTPNPQPPTPKSKL is encoded by the coding sequence ATGGTTCCAGTAAGTCAAATACCACATCTGTTGTGGAAAACAACCTGGGATATGTTTGACAAAGGGTGTGTCGGCTATGCCAAAGAAGCTGCCTACTCCTTTATTTTGTCCTTTTTCCCCATGTTGTTGTTTTTGACGGCGTTGTTTGCAATTTTGGGACGTGACTACATGGGTGAAATCCTCACGACGTTGCGAAATGTATTGCCGCCTCATAGTCATGCGCTGATTCAAGAATACATCCAGGCTTTTTTCCAAAACCAGCCATCGCTTGGAATTTTGTGGGCCACTGCGATTGCAACGCTGTTTCCGGCTGCCGGGTTGATGGGCACCTTTTCTAAAGCCTTTGATCACATTTATGAAAACCCCAACCGACGATCATTTTGGGCTGACCAGGGCATTTCCTATCTCATGGTGGTGATTATCGGAGCGCCGCTCCTGGTTGCGACCATTGCGACGGCGGCTGGAACCAGCTTTGAGCGGATGATCGTCGGGAAAATGGGCAACGAGCAAATCTTCAGTGTGGCCTGGTTTTTGGGACGCTGGGCAATTGTGTTTGTGACCGTGATGTTGATTGCCATGCTGCTCTATCATTTTGGGCCAAGTCGAACGCCAGCCTGGCGGCACATTGTCCCAGGTGCGATGCTGGCCTCGTTTTTGTGGATTGTGCTCACGCTCGGATTTGGGGCCTATGTGTCAAATTTCGGGTCCTATACCTTGTATGGAAGTCTGGCAGTGCCCATTATTCTGCTGGTCTGGATGTATTTTTCAGCACTGGTGATGTTAATCGGAGCGGTGTTTAACCGGCAATGTGAGATCCATGTGGATTGTTCACTATCACCCGAATCGCGAAACATTTCAAACCATCCTGAATACCTGCGACGATCAATGGCACCAGAAAAAGGTTTGATCAAGGAGGCTTCGAAATCGCCCCAGCTTCGAAAGAACCAAAAGTCAAAATCAAAGTCTACCTCCCCAACCCCCAACCCCCAACCTCCAACCCCAAAGTCCAAACTATGA
- a CDS encoding type II secretion system F family protein produces the protein MNLFRSRNLSLFYQQLGQLYKSGVPVSQSLPLAAEHSGDTQIREATERVYADVMGGKTLGSAVARQPQVFTELQAALIAVGEENGRLDSNLFQLSTMYEKQYKNQLRFLLAMLYPSFLFLAALFVPKIPIWWNGSFGEYLSAVFWTAAPFLAIGVALYVGFVLSQGVLIDIYDQVRLKIPVLGKSLHKMALARFSRCLATLYSAGIDMRRCLQLSTSSFENTYLKRKSQIILGYLEEGFGLAKGFEAAGVFPKEYVHIIALGEQTGDLDRVLEQTARMYEEESEKVLKAVLFFFPIAMYILVALYIASIVIQFYAGYYGNIGKMVP, from the coding sequence ATGAATCTTTTTCGAAGCCGCAATCTTTCTCTGTTCTATCAACAACTTGGACAGCTTTACAAGTCAGGCGTCCCTGTCAGCCAGAGCCTGCCTCTGGCGGCAGAGCATAGTGGGGACACCCAAATTCGGGAAGCCACCGAGCGGGTCTATGCCGATGTGATGGGAGGAAAGACGCTTGGATCAGCCGTTGCCAGACAACCGCAAGTGTTTACTGAACTTCAAGCGGCGCTGATTGCGGTTGGAGAAGAAAATGGCCGCCTTGATTCCAATTTGTTCCAGCTTTCGACGATGTATGAAAAGCAGTACAAAAACCAGCTCCGGTTTTTGCTGGCCATGCTTTACCCAAGCTTTTTATTTCTGGCAGCACTTTTTGTCCCGAAAATTCCAATCTGGTGGAATGGCTCGTTTGGCGAATACCTGAGCGCCGTTTTTTGGACTGCGGCACCGTTTTTGGCAATTGGCGTGGCACTCTATGTGGGATTTGTCTTATCGCAGGGTGTCTTGATTGATATCTATGATCAGGTACGGCTCAAAATTCCAGTCCTGGGCAAAAGCCTGCATAAAATGGCGTTAGCCCGATTCAGCCGCTGTCTGGCAACGCTCTATAGCGCGGGGATTGATATGCGGCGCTGCCTGCAGCTTTCAACCAGCTCGTTTGAAAACACTTACTTGAAACGCAAAAGCCAGATTATTCTCGGCTACCTCGAAGAAGGCTTTGGACTGGCCAAAGGATTTGAAGCGGCTGGCGTATTTCCGAAAGAGTATGTGCACATCATTGCCCTCGGGGAACAAACCGGCGATTTGGACCGGGTGCTGGAACAAACCGCCCGAATGTATGAAGAAGAATCGGAAAAAGTCCTGAAAGCCGTGCTCTTCTTTTTCCCAATCGCCATGTACATCCTGGTCGCACTCTACATTGCGAGCATCGTGATTCAGTTTTACGCGGGTTATTATGGCAACATTGGGAAAATGGTACCATAA
- a CDS encoding tetratricopeptide repeat protein, whose product MNFQPRSFILFGLMWFVIVMFGNYPVVRAQASTLETIQAGTKLERDLTGGASQQFSVSLQAGQFLKVVVEQKGIDVVVRLLDADGQILTEVDSPNGTEGPESLAFVAKKPGLYQVQVESLEKDTPAGKYTLTVDAIRPATKEDRAGLRVGRLNTKTQKLYQEGQSDAAFEAAKKAATVAEKRLSPDDPELAVALNNLATFHRDRGEFPQAVQLYQRVIPMFEKAFGPEHPQLATALNNLGIVLRDQGEYVLAEPMLQRSNTILEKMLGPEDPNLAAGFSNLGLVYFNLGEYRKAETLLVKALAIAEKVAGPEHPLVGTFLNILAGLYQTMGDYVRAEPLYQRSLAIREKAFGPDHPTTAATLNNLALLYQTKGDFAQAEPIFRRTLRIWEKTAGPEHPNTAVALNNLALLYQDKGDLAQAETTFERALAIREKVLGPEHSDVAITLNNLGLIAKSKGNLKLAEDHFRRVLAIREKVLGPEHPDVADILCSLGMLKQEAGHPAEGEPMLLRAWAIDQKSLGPEHPDVAGTASLLAEFYQREGQIEKAIRYQVQANDIRERELALNLVAGSERQKLLYLNQSQTDLDQTLSLLAADGGRNRDGLRAGLTVVLRRKGRSLDAMADSIQTLRQRASAEDRMLLDELTTAKTALAVASLQRGGVVSTTPLGKRIAALEVNIERLETKISARSIEFRVQTQPITLEAIQKTLPPDATLVEYAVFYSFDPKARRLGAPHYGVFVLGSKGEPQWADLGDAQVIESAVDALRQALGQRSSAVKRLARNLEQLIFAPVRTLAGANARWFLLSPDGRLSLVPFAALVDTKGQFLVENYSLGYVTSGRDLLRLEASVNSGQPPVIMADPEYGQGDGPMLAGNRYKPLSRLEGTEQEGQFIQKLFPKAELLVKRQATKKALKGITRPLLLHIATHGYFLENTAPLPMPNVTDMRLLEREESTLPFNIEAWRGASPLLRAWLFLAGANAPSQDDDGTLTALEATGLDLWGTKLVVLAACDTGVGDVKNGDGVYGLRRALVLAGSETQMMSLWPVSDTGTRELMMGFYQRLQAGEGRAQALRNAQLHLLKNPRWRHPYYWASFIQSGVWSPIFTK is encoded by the coding sequence ATGAACTTTCAGCCCAGGTCTTTCATTTTGTTTGGTTTGATGTGGTTCGTTATCGTGATGTTTGGGAATTATCCAGTGGTCAGAGCCCAGGCTTCGACTCTGGAGACGATTCAGGCTGGAACAAAACTCGAACGTGACCTGACTGGTGGGGCCAGCCAGCAGTTTTCGGTTTCACTGCAAGCAGGTCAGTTTTTGAAAGTTGTGGTTGAACAAAAAGGGATTGACGTCGTGGTGCGATTGCTTGATGCCGACGGACAAATCCTGACTGAAGTTGACAGCCCGAACGGCACCGAAGGCCCGGAGTCACTTGCCTTTGTCGCGAAAAAACCCGGCCTGTATCAGGTGCAGGTTGAATCACTTGAAAAAGACACTCCTGCCGGGAAATACACGCTCACGGTTGACGCGATTCGGCCAGCGACCAAAGAAGATCGCGCTGGGTTACGAGTTGGCCGGCTCAATACCAAAACCCAGAAGCTGTATCAGGAAGGCCAGTCAGACGCTGCGTTTGAAGCCGCAAAGAAAGCGGCGACTGTGGCTGAGAAACGATTATCACCAGATGACCCCGAACTGGCCGTTGCGCTCAACAATCTGGCGACTTTCCATCGAGATCGGGGCGAATTCCCACAGGCAGTCCAGCTTTATCAACGGGTGATTCCCATGTTTGAAAAAGCATTTGGCCCAGAGCATCCACAACTGGCCACGGCGCTGAACAATTTGGGAATTGTCCTTCGGGATCAGGGCGAATATGTGCTGGCCGAGCCGATGCTCCAGCGGTCAAACACAATTCTGGAGAAAATGCTCGGACCGGAAGACCCAAATCTGGCGGCTGGATTTAGCAATCTGGGGCTGGTCTACTTCAATCTGGGCGAATATCGGAAGGCAGAGACGTTGCTGGTGAAAGCACTGGCGATAGCTGAGAAAGTGGCTGGTCCTGAACATCCGCTGGTTGGAACGTTCCTCAATATTCTGGCCGGTCTGTATCAGACGATGGGCGATTATGTGCGGGCCGAACCGCTCTATCAGCGCTCGCTGGCGATTCGTGAAAAAGCGTTTGGTCCAGATCATCCGACGACGGCTGCCACGCTGAACAATCTGGCGTTGCTCTATCAAACCAAAGGCGATTTTGCCCAGGCCGAACCGATTTTTCGGCGAACGCTCCGGATTTGGGAAAAGACGGCTGGTCCGGAACATCCAAACACTGCCGTTGCGCTCAACAATCTGGCCTTGCTCTATCAGGACAAAGGCGACCTGGCTCAGGCTGAAACCACTTTCGAGCGGGCACTCGCTATTCGTGAAAAAGTGCTTGGACCTGAGCATTCTGATGTTGCCATCACGTTGAATAATCTGGGTTTAATCGCCAAATCGAAAGGGAATCTGAAACTGGCGGAAGATCATTTTCGCCGGGTCCTGGCCATTCGTGAAAAAGTTTTAGGACCAGAGCATCCAGATGTGGCGGATATCCTGTGCAGCCTGGGGATGCTCAAACAGGAGGCCGGTCATCCAGCGGAAGGTGAGCCGATGCTGCTCCGCGCCTGGGCGATTGATCAAAAAAGCCTTGGCCCTGAGCACCCAGACGTGGCTGGAACGGCCAGTTTGCTGGCTGAGTTTTACCAGCGGGAAGGTCAAATTGAAAAGGCCATCCGCTATCAGGTGCAGGCCAATGACATTCGCGAGCGCGAACTGGCGCTCAATCTGGTGGCTGGTTCAGAACGCCAAAAGTTGTTGTATCTCAATCAAAGTCAAACGGATCTGGATCAAACACTTTCACTGCTGGCTGCGGATGGCGGACGTAACCGCGACGGACTCCGGGCCGGGCTGACTGTGGTGCTGCGTCGGAAAGGACGTTCGCTCGATGCCATGGCTGACAGCATTCAGACATTGCGGCAACGGGCATCAGCCGAAGACCGGATGTTGCTGGATGAATTGACCACCGCGAAAACCGCGCTCGCGGTTGCTTCGCTCCAGCGCGGCGGAGTCGTATCAACCACGCCGCTCGGAAAACGGATTGCCGCGCTGGAAGTCAACATTGAACGGCTTGAAACGAAAATCAGCGCCCGGAGCATTGAGTTCCGTGTTCAAACACAGCCCATCACATTGGAAGCCATTCAAAAAACACTCCCGCCGGATGCCACGCTGGTTGAATATGCCGTGTTTTATTCCTTTGACCCAAAAGCCAGGCGGCTGGGCGCTCCGCACTATGGAGTGTTTGTGCTTGGCAGCAAAGGCGAGCCGCAATGGGCCGACCTGGGAGACGCGCAAGTGATTGAATCAGCAGTGGATGCCCTCCGTCAGGCGCTTGGTCAGCGGAGTTCTGCCGTGAAACGGCTGGCTCGAAATCTTGAACAATTGATCTTTGCGCCAGTCCGAACACTGGCTGGAGCGAATGCCAGATGGTTTTTGCTCTCACCGGATGGACGGCTGTCGCTGGTGCCATTTGCGGCGCTCGTTGATACGAAAGGGCAGTTTCTGGTCGAAAACTACTCGCTCGGCTATGTGACCAGCGGGCGGGATTTGCTCCGACTTGAAGCCAGCGTCAACAGCGGACAACCGCCGGTGATTATGGCGGATCCGGAGTATGGCCAGGGCGACGGGCCGATGCTGGCCGGGAATCGCTACAAACCACTTTCAAGGCTGGAAGGAACAGAACAGGAAGGCCAGTTTATCCAGAAGCTATTTCCAAAAGCGGAGTTGCTGGTGAAAAGGCAGGCGACCAAAAAAGCACTGAAAGGGATTACCCGACCATTGCTGCTGCACATTGCGACGCACGGCTATTTCCTTGAAAATACTGCCCCTTTGCCGATGCCCAACGTCACGGATATGCGATTGCTGGAACGCGAAGAAAGCACCCTGCCATTTAACATCGAAGCGTGGCGCGGTGCCAGTCCGTTACTGCGGGCCTGGCTTTTTCTGGCCGGAGCCAACGCGCCTTCTCAGGATGACGACGGGACCCTGACGGCTTTGGAAGCGACTGGATTGGATTTGTGGGGAACGAAACTGGTGGTTCTGGCGGCCTGTGACACCGGGGTTGGCGACGTGAAAAACGGAGACGGCGTGTACGGCCTCCGACGCGCCCTGGTGCTGGCCGGGAGCGAAACCCAGATGATGAGCCTCTGGCCGGTTTCAGATACTGGCACCCGCGAGTTGATGATGGGGTTTTACCAGCGTCTCCAGGCCGGAGAAGGCCGCGCCCAGGCACTCCGCAACGCCCAACTGCACCTGCTCAAGAACCCCCGGTGGCGGCATCCTTACTATTGGGCGAGTTTTATCCAGTCCGGCGTCTGGTCACCAATTTTCACGAAGTAG
- a CDS encoding DUF2310 family Zn-ribbon-containing protein, producing the protein MYLARVTFGFPSPSDDLAEVDDLVTAYLVSLRKNGQICGDFLHALCPDGFVAYTKLARPDAASRGYHSESGLEYLTHVISTFGKGPTWKFLENEVPMTFHDFRTSSFLFLFTSAFDGDSPICCGDTGHRVPTYLVPVTETEREDLFSWAGEYNHLDNIWLGSGELEIPAYQQLASLNSGLTQTGRQLAEKVEAALGIPTYYFLMRYFGRGKGEANRTCPGCNGQWLIQENLQAEYFWKFPFRCEKCRLVSQIADTDEDEELAHIGEFESKLQTYNPFNHKR; encoded by the coding sequence ATGTATCTTGCCCGAGTCACCTTTGGTTTCCCATCACCTTCAGATGACCTTGCTGAAGTTGATGATCTCGTTACCGCTTATCTGGTCAGTCTTCGGAAAAACGGACAAATTTGCGGTGATTTTCTTCACGCTCTTTGCCCAGATGGTTTTGTGGCCTATACCAAACTGGCACGTCCGGATGCAGCATCACGCGGGTACCATTCAGAATCTGGACTTGAATACCTGACACATGTCATCAGTACTTTTGGAAAGGGACCAACCTGGAAGTTCCTGGAAAACGAAGTACCAATGACATTTCATGATTTTCGCACTTCATCATTCCTGTTTTTGTTTACTTCAGCCTTTGATGGAGACTCACCTATCTGTTGTGGGGATACAGGTCACCGAGTTCCAACCTATCTTGTTCCAGTCACCGAAACTGAACGCGAAGACCTGTTTAGCTGGGCAGGTGAATATAATCATCTGGATAACATCTGGCTTGGCTCAGGCGAGCTTGAAATCCCGGCCTACCAGCAACTTGCATCTCTGAACTCTGGGCTTACCCAAACTGGTCGTCAACTGGCTGAAAAAGTTGAAGCCGCGCTGGGAATTCCGACTTACTACTTTCTGATGCGGTACTTTGGTCGTGGAAAAGGTGAAGCCAACCGCACCTGCCCTGGCTGCAACGGCCAGTGGCTCATCCAGGAAAACCTTCAAGCTGAATACTTTTGGAAATTCCCGTTTCGTTGCGAAAAATGCCGATTGGTTTCACAAATAGCTGATACAGATGAAGATGAGGAATTAGCGCATATTGGGGAATTTGAATCAAAGCTACAAACCTATAACCCTTTTAATCACAAAAGGTAA
- a CDS encoding helix-turn-helix transcriptional regulator has translation MLISLQLGQKNRDYHSRGFGGQLGRQSHILIGQTSRQFHWSGLGCLSIKTFSQGTAYYNAGNGHFAVDDSRYLVLNEHQPYTITIDVARPMSSFCLFFEVGLLGEIAESRQLTTETLLENPEGKSLASIAFFEKTYPHDDLLSPALRRLQYLVNAGVVDSGILTEHMYDIAGRLLAVHSQTVADVEQFPAVRPATRDELYRRLHRARDFILARFDTPLTLADIAQVACLSPNHLLRTFKQAFQITPHQMLTSIRLEAAKRLLKTTNHSVTEVCLMVGFESLGSFSWLFRKKVGCSPDTFRKR, from the coding sequence ATGTTGATTTCACTCCAGCTTGGACAAAAAAATCGTGACTATCACAGCCGCGGATTTGGCGGGCAGCTTGGGCGTCAATCGCACATTCTGATTGGCCAAACCAGCCGGCAATTTCACTGGTCTGGGCTTGGATGTCTTTCAATCAAGACCTTTTCGCAGGGAACGGCTTATTACAACGCCGGCAACGGACATTTTGCCGTGGATGACAGCCGGTACCTGGTGTTGAACGAGCATCAGCCATACACGATCACGATTGATGTTGCCAGACCAATGTCTTCTTTTTGTTTGTTTTTTGAAGTCGGTTTATTAGGCGAAATAGCTGAATCCAGACAGTTGACCACTGAAACCTTGCTTGAGAATCCAGAAGGGAAGTCTCTGGCGTCAATTGCTTTTTTCGAGAAAACGTATCCTCACGACGATCTGCTTTCGCCCGCTTTGCGACGATTGCAATATCTGGTCAATGCCGGAGTTGTTGATTCTGGGATTTTGACTGAACACATGTATGACATTGCCGGGCGACTGCTGGCGGTTCATTCCCAAACCGTGGCTGATGTGGAACAGTTTCCAGCGGTCCGGCCTGCTACGCGTGACGAACTTTATCGCCGCTTACATCGTGCCCGTGATTTCATTCTCGCCAGATTTGACACACCGCTGACACTGGCTGACATTGCCCAGGTCGCCTGTCTTTCGCCAAATCATCTGCTACGAACTTTCAAACAAGCCTTCCAGATAACCCCGCATCAGATGCTGACCAGCATCCGTCTCGAAGCAGCAAAACGACTTCTAAAAACCACAAATCATTCAGTGACTGAGGTTTGCTTGATGGTCGGTTTTGAAAGTCTTGGTTCGTTTAGCTGGTTGTTTCGGAAGAAGGTCGGGTGCTCACCTGATACATTTCGAAAAAGGTGA
- the ruvX gene encoding Holliday junction resolvase RuvX — translation MTQNQRTLAIDWGQKRTGFAICDELGMTVRPLETVRGPKEAVLQRVAELVSAYDVQRIVVGVPLGAEGQIREAAERILALVEELKSMVTCPVHTWNERLTSYAADEWMRERGYSARERQQRSDEIAAAILLEDFLASCPFST, via the coding sequence ATGACTCAAAACCAGCGAACCTTAGCCATTGATTGGGGACAAAAACGAACCGGTTTTGCCATCTGTGATGAACTGGGAATGACGGTTCGCCCGCTTGAAACGGTTCGTGGTCCAAAAGAGGCTGTTTTACAGCGGGTGGCGGAACTGGTTTCAGCCTATGACGTCCAGCGAATCGTGGTTGGGGTCCCGCTTGGCGCTGAAGGGCAGATTCGTGAAGCGGCTGAGCGAATCCTGGCTCTAGTTGAAGAACTCAAAAGCATGGTGACCTGTCCTGTTCACACCTGGAATGAACGATTAACCTCGTATGCCGCTGACGAGTGGATGCGCGAGCGTGGCTATTCAGCCCGTGAACGCCAGCAACGCTCAGATGAAATTGCGGCAGCGATTCTGCTCGAAGATTTCTTGGCTTCCTGTCCGTTTTCCACATAA
- a CDS encoding GntR family transcriptional regulator, whose protein sequence is MFITIDEADRRPIYQQVVDELKALMARGELRDGSPLPPVRQLAAHLGVNLNTIATAYRELQTEGLISIRHGSGAVVTSRNSRPENVLEAARRSLRTVLAHLVLTGLSEAEIFELVRTELQGLISSK, encoded by the coding sequence ATGTTCATCACAATTGATGAAGCTGACCGTCGTCCGATTTACCAGCAAGTGGTTGATGAACTCAAAGCCCTGATGGCCCGTGGCGAACTCCGCGACGGTAGCCCGCTTCCGCCAGTGCGCCAGCTCGCGGCTCATCTTGGTGTGAACCTCAACACGATTGCCACGGCCTATCGCGAACTCCAAACCGAAGGCTTGATTTCCATCCGACATGGGTCGGGGGCCGTGGTCACGTCGCGAAACAGCAGACCGGAAAATGTGCTCGAAGCGGCTCGCCGTTCACTGCGAACGGTTCTGGCACACCTGGTCTTAACTGGGCTTTCTGAAGCAGAAATCTTTGAACTGGTGCGAACGGAGCTTCAAGGATTGATTTCAAGCAAATAA